In Holophagaceae bacterium, the sequence GCGCCCGGTGTTCGGGCCACCGCGCGGAGCCCCGCTGCTCTGACACCAGGAGGAATGCGAGGATGATGATTTTCAGGATGGGCACCGCCACGCTGGCGATGAAAATGATCAAGGCCAAAGGCCAGGAGCCCGTGCGCAGGAAATAGAAGACACCGCCCATGATGGTGTCGGACTGGGTGTGCCCCAGGGAGACCACCCGCATCACCGGCAACAGATTCGCAGGGAGATACAGCAGGATGGCTGTGATGAGCAGGGCCCAGGTGCGCTCCCGGCTGTTCAGTTTCCGGCTCTGCAGCGTCGCTCCGCACCGCGGGCAGGCCGCCTTTGCCTGGGTGCAGAGGAGCCCGCAGGTGGGACAAGCGGACAGGTTCGCCTCGCGGGCGGTGCGGGCCCCCGCGGGAGGCGCGCTGGCGCATCCGGCGGAATGGCTCCCCAAAGCGTCCCACACCGCCCCGGTATCCAGGGCCGACACCGCAGCGGCAGCCACCACGATGAAGATCCCCAGCCCATAAAGGGAAGGGCCGGGCACCACCACGGCCATCTTGGCGAGTTTCACGTAGGACACCATGATTCCCAGGATGAAGACTTCCGCCATCCCCCAGGCGCCAAACTGCTCCACGATCCGGAAGACCCACACGGTCCATCGGTTGGAATGCCCCCACTTGACCTGCAGCAGCACATAGATCGTGCCGCCGAGATGGGCCACCGGAGCGAGGATCACCGTGGTGATCAGCACCGCCGCCAGCCAAGGCCAGCCCAGGTTCGAGAGGATGCGCGCGCAACCCGGGATCGAGGCTTCCTGGACCACGCCGTGGAGGCGGAGCGAAAGCAGGGGAAACGCATTCGCGAGGCAGAACAGGATCAGGGCCGCGGCGTGCAGCGCCAGCGCCACGTCCAGGGAATCGGATCCCCCTCTTCTCAGGATGGCGCCGCACCGTGTGCAGGAGGAGGTGCCGCCTTTGGGCGGCGCCTTCACCCGATGCAGCAGATCGCATTCCGGGCAGGCCATGAGCACCGGGCCTGGGGCGACAGGGGAGATCCGGGAAGCATCCGCCATCAGAACCGGAGCATCCATCCTGGCCGCTGCCCGGGCCAGGATCCTGACTGTACGGCAGGACCAGGCAGGAGGCGGAACGCCTTTTTTTTACTCATGCGGGCTGGGCTCTGGGTGTTTCGCAAGCAGCCCCCTCCTGAGCAGGAAGTTTGGTTCCGGGATCAAATCAACGAGATCGTTCAAGGATTCTGAACCCAGCGGGCCAGCCCGGCAACCGGAAGGATGCGCCGCCCGTCTCCCAAGCCGATAGCTTGCGGCCCGAACCCACGGGTACCGTGGGAAGCGGCCACTCCCCATTCCACGATCAGGTTTAGACTCAGACCATGATCCACGAGCCTTCGCCTGTTCAGCCACGGGTATCCCTCCGGGATGCAGAGCCGGTGGATGGAGATCGGAGGCGATTGCTTTCGGCCATGGCCCTCAGCCCCTTGATTGGATGGCTGGGTTCCTGCTCGGGAAGCTCGAACAACGGGGACCCGCCACCCTCGGCCCCCACCCGCACCTGGAAGATGGGATTCTCTCCCCAACCGTCCCGGCCTGATGCAGCAACCTTGCTCCACGGCGTGGACCTTTGGAGCGTGCGCTCCGAATTGGCGGCCATCCACGAGGAGCTGCCCTGGACGGACCTGCTGGCCGGGCAATCGCCGGACGCGGTCCTGGACCGCGATACGGTGCCGCTTGTGGACTACCTCCGCGGCAAGGGCCTGCAATTGATGTTCATGGCGGACCTCACCGATGGCCTATCCCGAGGCGAGGAGGCGCCTCAGTTGCGCAAGCTGGGCCGAAGCATTTCCGAGCCCGCCGTGCAGAAGGTCTACCGGGATTACGTGCTGGCGGTGTCCAGGAAACTCCACCCGGCGATCCTGGGCCTGGCAGCCGAGACCAACCTGACCCGGGCCCTCGCGCCCGCCTTGTATGCGGCGGAGGTCCAGGCGGCCAATGCCGCTGCCGCAGAGCTCCGCGCGGTCCAGAGTCCAGCCATCCAGTTGGTGAGCATCCAGGTCGAAACGGCCTGGGGAAAAATGGCTGGATCGTCAACCTTTGTCGGCATCGGCACAGACCTGGCGGACTTTCCCTTCCTCCAGATGCTCGGCCTCTCCTCCTATCCTTACTTCGCCTATGCCCAGCCGGAGGATCTCCCCCCCGATTACTACAGCCGGTTGTTGGCTGGACGCGGCCTGCCCGCCATGGTCACCGAAGGCGGGTGGACCAGCGCCACTTCGGGCAGCATCCAATCCACGCCCGAGAAACAAGCCAGGTACCTCCCCATCCACGCCCGCCTTCTGGATAGCATCAACGCTCGGGGACTCATCCAGCTCATCTTTGCGGATCTGGACCTGTCCGGTTGGCCGCCACCCATCCCGCCGAACCTGCCCTTGTTCACCGACATCGGCCTGACCGATAGCGACTTCCACGCCAAGCCTGCCTTGACCGCATGGGATTCGCTCCATTCGCGCAAAGTGGTTTCCTGATCCTTGCCCGGCTTTCGTTCCCGGGCCGGGATTCAGCCAGCTTCCTCGCGTGCGAATATTTGTCGCTACCTAAGCCAATTGCATCGGGCCTATGATCTTAGAAATGACGCGACCCTTGATGAAGCCGCTGTACTCCTGGGCCTTTCCCGCCTGCCTCGGCTTGGCCTTGCAGGCCCAGGCTCCTCCTCCCCTCCCGGGCCTCCTCATCAGCCAGCAGAGCCGCACGGCCTTCGCGATCCAGGGGGCTGGAGCGAGGGCCGAGGGCATCGGCGGGGCCTTCACGGCGGTTGCGGACGATGCCACGGCGGTGTCCTTCAATCCAGCGGGTCTAGGCCAGCTGCTCCAGCCGGAAGTATCCCTGGTCGGGATGACTTACCGCCGGGAGCTGGACAACCGGAATTTCATCTCCAATGACCAAGCCAAGCCCCTCAGCCTGTCGGATTCCCTGGCCCGGGACAAGCGCAGCCTGCCGACCTTCGCGAGCGCCTCGGTGCCCACCAAGTTCAGGGGCAAGAATCTGGTCTTCCAGTTGTCTTGGCAGCGGCTTTTCGATCTGGGCCAGGAGACCACGCAAACCATCCAGGAAACGGATCCCATCGGAACGTTCCCCACGAAGTACCTGGCCCAGCGCATCCAGCAGAAAGGGCAGGTGGATGTGTGGTCCGCGGCCGTGGCCTACGATTTCTCGCCACGCTTCCTGGTGGGGGTCTCCTTCAATGTCTGGAGGGGATCATGGAATTTCCGGTCCAACAATGAGGAGAGCCTGCTGCCCCTGCCGAACCCGGAGACTGAATTCGTCCAGATCCAGGAAGACGTGAAATTGCGCGGCAGCAATTGGAATATCGGTGTGCTCTGGCGGTCTGAAAAACTCAATGTCGGCGCGGTCTACCGCGGCGCCTTCACGGCCCGGTTCGACAGCAGGATGACGACCAATTCCAATGTCGACGGCAGCTTGCTTCCGGCCACGTTCACGGCGTCCTACCCGCTCCACTGGCCCGAGACCTATGGCGCTGGCCTTGCCTTCCGCCCCCACCAGCAATGGCTCCTCGCGCTGGATTGGACCCGCACGCGGTGGAGCCAGGCGACCTTCCTTGCCAAGGGCGAAAGCCTCGACAACCTGAACTTCTTCGATCTTCAAGCGGCGACCCGGACCCCGGACGCAGAGACGCTCCGCTTTGGAATGGAGTACCTGGTCTTCGCCGGGAATTCCGTGGTGCCCCTGCGGATCGGCGTCTTCAAGGAACCCCAGCCCACGGCAGATCCCACCAGCGGGGAAGACCGCGTGTTCCGCGGCTACACCCTGGGCATCGGCTGGAAGGCGCGTTCGATGGGCGTGGACCTAGCCTACAAATTCAGCCAGGGCAGCCGCAGGGCAAGCCAATTTCTTGAGGCCGACGAGATCGCCACCAACCGGGATGGTGTCCCCACCTCCCGGGGCCAGGAGAGCATCCACGACCACCGGATCTTCCTGTCCTTCAATTTCCGCTTCGGCAACGAGGGGGCGAACCGGCTGCTCCGTTGGTTCTTTGTGCAGGGGAACTGAGGTGGGGATCCTGCGCGCAGGCTGTGTTGCGGCGATCCTCTTCGCGGCGCCGCTCGCGGCGCAGAACCAGACGACCTTCTTTCAGGCTTATGAGGAAGGCCAGGCGGCGCAGCGCCGCGGAGACCACGCAGTCGCCGTCGCCGCCTTCCGCCGGGCTCTGGAACTGCGTCCCCAATCCAGCGCCCGGCTGCTGACCTACTCGAACGTCTTCATCAGCTACTACCCGCAGGTCTACCTGGCCGAGTCGCTCCTGGCCCTCGGGAAACTGGACGAGGCCGCCCAGGCGCTCGACGCATCAGCCAGATCGAAGGTGGAACCCCTGTATCTTCGGGAGAAGGTCGAAAAGCGGTTGAAGGAATTGCGGGCCGCGAAAAAACCGGAGCCAGTGCCCAAGCCACCGCAAACACCGCCGGTGGCCACCCCAGCCGCCCCGAAGGACCTGCCCCAGAAATCCACGGAACCTGGGCCAAAACCCATCGAACACCCACCGGTCGAGAAAGCCCAGCAGCCCCCCAAGCAGCCTGATTCCAGCCAGGGAAAGCCGCTGGCTCCCGCGCCCAAGCCCATCGTGCCGACGCCGCAAAGCGTGGCCGCTTCGGGTCCGCTGACTCCTGGCTCGGTGCCTGTCCAGGCGGAAAAACCCTCCAAGCCCGCCGCTTCGGGGACGGATCAGGATCCCCTCACGGAAGCTTCGCGGCAGCTCTCTCGGCTGACCTTCCTCCTGTCGGCCATCGCGCTCATCGCCGCGCTGGGCGGGGTGGGTTACTGGGGCTTCCGATGGTGGCGAAAAAACCACCGCCGGAGCGTCCAGATGAATCAGCGCACCATGGCCATGTCCCAGCCCGTTTCCGCGGAGCTCATGGCCAAGCTGCAGAACCTTCCGGCGGAATTGGGTCCTTACATGCTGGATCGGGTCCTGGGGAGAGGCAGCTTCGCCATCACCTATGCCGGCCATCGGCGTTCTGACGATGTGCCGGTGGCGGTCAAGGTGCCGCACCCGCACATGATCCAGGATCCAGATGCCATGGTCAGGTTCCGGCAGGAGGCGCGGCTTGGCGCACTGCTGGACCACCCGAATATCGTGTGCCTGGTGGACCCGTCGCCGGAATCCGGATTGCCCTGGATGGCCATGGAGCTGGTCGAAGGCGAGACCTTGCAGGAATACCTCGCCCGCGAAGGGAGACTGGAAATCCCGGAGGTATTGAGGCTGGGAGCGGAGATCACCCGAGCCTTGGCGCACGCTCATGGGAAGGGGGTCGTGCATCGGGACCTGAAACCCGCGAACGTGATGGTGACCGAAGGGCACGCGAAGGTGATGGATTTCGGCATCGCCCGGGTGCTGGACACCGTCGGCCTCACGGCCACCGCATTCTTCCTCGGCACACCGGCCTACGCGGCTCCGGAAAGCCTCAAGGGCTCCCGGGTCGGCCCGCCGGCGGACCGCTACGCCCTGGGCATCATGATCTTCGAGATGCTTGTCGGCCAAGCGCCCTTCCAGGCGGAGCACCCCTTGGCGGTCATGGATATGCACCGGTCATCGGAGCTTCCCGACCTGGGAACCCTGCGCCCGGATGCGCCGCGCCGTCTGGTCCGGCTCGTGGAACGGCTCACCACCAAGAACCCCGAGGAACGCCCCGAGGACCCTGAAGTCCTGACGATACTCGAAGATATGATCAAGCATCCAGGCCATTGAATTCCGAAGCGGGATGTTCTGGATCGCCCCAGCGGTCCCGCTAATCGAATTGCCCCCGGATGTCCTTTTTCATGAGGTCCATCTCATCCCGGGTGATTCTACGGGCTGGGATGCCTCCCCACATCTCGCCGTCCGGCACGCGGCTCCCGGGCAGCACCACGCTCTGGGGCAGGATCACGGCCCGCTGGCCGATCTCCACATCGCCCATGACGCAGCAGCCGGCGCCGAGGGTGGCCTTGTCGCCGATGACGATGGGCGCCACCACCAGGTTCCCGCCGCCGCCGTAGTGGGCGAAGATGCGCACCGATCCGCCCAGCGCCGCGTCATCGCCGATGGTGATGAGCTGGGGATCGCTGATGTATTCGGTATTGATGAAGGCATGGCGTCCAATTTTCATGCGCATGGCTTTGAGAAACCACACGCCGAAGGGCGTCAGGGTGACGAAGGGCAGGAAGGTGAAACGCACCAGGTAGAACAGGGCATTGTGCAGGAACCAGGGAACGGCCACGAGCTGGTAATAGCCGCCCTTGAACGGCGTCACGCGCGTGGGAAGCAGAAAATTGAAGATGGGCACGATGATGATCAGATGCAGGCCGAACCCGAAAAAGCACAGGGAGCCGATGAAGCCGAGCCAGATCCAATGCAGCACCGGCGGAAGGGCATCGCCCAGGCCCGCGAAGCGGTGCCAGCCCCACAGCACCGGGGCCAGGGCCAAGCCGAGCGCGGCGGAGGCCAGCACATAGACCAACAGCACCACCACGCCATAGCTCACCCGGGCGAAGCGACGGAGCAGGGCCTCCAGCCTTCCGCTCGGTGGTGGGCTTTTGGAGTGGTCCTGGGCGAACTCGGTCATGGAGCCATCTTCCCACTTGGCCGCGCAGAGGCGCGGAGAAAGTCGATGGCGGGTCGCGTTGTAGGATAGGTCCATGCGCCTGGCCCTGCTCCGTCTTTCCGCCCTCGGTGACATCCTGCGGGTGTTTCCGGCCTGGTCGAACCTGCGCGAAGCCTTCCCCGCGGCTCATTTCCAGGCGGTGGTGGAGGATCGCCACGCCTACCTGCTGGAGCCGCTGCCCTGGGTGGAGCCCGTGATCGTGAGGCGCCAAGAGCTTTCCAGTCCGGTGCGGGCGATGCGGGAATTGAAGGCTGTGGCCGCCCGGATCCACGGTGCCGACGCGAGCCTGGACTTCCACGGGATATTGAAATCTGCGCTGATTCCGAAATTCGCAGGAATCGAGGAGCGCTGGGGCGATGGCGTGACGAAGGAGGGTGCCGGATGGATGCAGACCCATCCCTTGCCCTGGCGCCCCCAGACCCGCTATGAACAGGCCCTGGGCCTGAGCCATGCATTCGGAGAAAGCCGTGGCGTGAGAGGCCTCGGGCGGTTCCATCCTGCTTTGAAAGCGGTCCCGCTTCCCGATCCTGGCGCCATCTGGCCGTCGAATGGAAAACCCCGCGTGGTGCTTGTGCCCGGCGCGTCGAGGCGCGGCGCCATCAAGCGCTGGCCCCTGCGGCACTGGATCAAGCTTGCCCAACGGCTTGAGGGGCAGGCCGAGCTTCGGTGGTCCCTGGGACCCGAGGAGGAGGATCTGCGGGCCTGGCTGCCCGGCGAAACGGGCGTGCCCGCGCTTCCGAAACTTGGGTTCTGGCCCCTGGCATCGGCCCTCCGCCAGGCCCATCGCGTCATCGCCTCGGATACCGGGCTGCTGCACCTCGCCGTGCAACTCGGCGTTCCGGCCACCGCGATCTACGGTCCTTCCGATCCGGTAGTGGCAGGCCTGCCGGATGGCACCGGGACGCTCCTTCGCACCGACATTGGCTGTTCCCCGTGCCGGGAGCGGCAGTGCCAGCGGCGGCAGTGCCTGGAAGAATTGGAGCCCGACTCGGTGCTGCGGTCGCTGGCTTTGGTCTGAACGGCGAAGCGGCCCAGCGGGCCGCTCCGGACTCGAATCGGATTCTGCGTCTTTAGTGTCTGTCGAGCACCGCCTGGGCATCGGCGATCAGTTTGCGGGCGGCGGCCTGGCGGGCGGCCTGATCCGGCCCAGCCGCGCGGTTGCCCTCGTTGTAGGCATCCATGGCGGCCTTGAGGTCCATGCCGTCCTGGCTGGTGAACTTGGAAGCCTTGGCATCCAGATCCGCATACATCCTGTCCATTGCGGGCTTGTCGGCGGCGGCGAGCATCATTCCCATGAAGGGCTTCATGACGGAGAGCGCGACGACGGGGCCCCGGGCCTCGGCCGTGGTGTCTTTCATGGCCTTGTCCACGGTTTCCTTCGCCGCATCCACTTTGCCCTTCACGAACCAGACGCAGCCGCCCATCACCAGCAGCGCGATGAGCACAATGCTTCCGCACCCGATGAGAATCCATTTGAGAACGGAAGATTTTTTGCCTTCTTCGGCCATGACGGCTCCTTTGCGGGAATGAGTGCCTCAGCATCGCACAGGATGGGAGGCAGGGCCAAGCTTGGGGGGGAAGTCGAAAGGTCGAAAAGTTGAAAAGTTGAAAAGTTGAAAAGTTGAAAGTCGAGAGTCGAGGGTTCAGCAGCATCCGGCTAGGCCGCGCTACAATCCTCCATCGTCCACTGAAAACAGAAAAGTCCGTGAACGGCCACCCGGAGGCATCCATGTCCATGAGCAGCGATTTCAAGGATTTCATCGCCAAGGGCAACGTCCTGGACCTGGCGGTGGCCGTGGTCATCGGCGGGGCTTTCGGGAAGATCGTGACGGCCCTGGTGGAGGGCGTCATCATGCCGCTGGTGGGCATGGCGGTGCCCGGCGGCGATTGGCGCATGATCGTGGCGGGCCCGTTCAAGGTGGGTTCGGTGCTGGGCGCCACAGTGGATTTCCTGTGCATCGCCCTGGTGGTGTTTCTGGTCTTCGTGAAAGGGTTGGGCTCCTTGAAAAAGAAGGAAGCGCCCGCCGCCGCGCCCGAAACCAAGACCTGCCCCGCCTGCCTGGAAGAAATCCCCAAGGCCGCCACGCGCTGCAAGCACTGCACGTCGCAGGTGTGAGGAGGGGAGATTCCCATCATTTATGAGTTGAGCTAAGGAATAGGGTTTTCAGTCAGGAATCAGCAACCGGACTCACCCCGGATCACGGCGAACATCGCACGCAGTTTGCAGTAGGCCGCTCGATTCGGATCGGCGGGCAAGGCCTTGCCCCCGTCGTACAGTCGAGCGAGTCCATTCCAGGCTTCCTCATCGTCCAGATGCGCGCCAAATTGAAGCCACTTGCGGGCCCTTAAAAAATCTGAGGCATTTTGCGCCTTCTTTAAATAGACGAGCCCCAGGTCCGCAAAGACTGTGACGTACTCCGCTTTGGCAAGCAGGTTCGCCGGCTGCTTCATCAGCGACTCGCCAACCCCTTCAGCCTTGGTGAGGGATTCTTTATCCGCTCGCCGGACCAGGATGTCCATCCAGGCAAGTTGGCATTCCAGATCCCCTTTGGAGGCGGCAGATTGAACCGCACGCTCGATCTTTCCTCGAAGGGTGCTTTCCTCGCTGGCAATTCGGGTTTTCAGAAGTCGGTAAAGCCCGAGAGTCGCGCGCGTTTGACTTTTTTCAGCCGCGCTCAGGAGCATTGGCAGGGCTTCTTCCACCGAGGCTTCGATGGGTTCGATGACTTCGTGGCCGTCGTTTCTATCATCGGCTAAACCTGCCTTCAGCAGGCCTGCCAGGGCCATTGCTTCGGGAGTACCCCGGGCGGCCTCGTCTTTGAGGACGGTTTCCGCAGAGCGGTGACGGCCCGCCTTGATATTGGCCTCGGCGAGGGCCAGGGCTGCGCCTTGTTTTTTCTCCTGCATGGCGCGAAGGAGCACGTTCCGCGCTTCATCGCTGTTATTTGCTAGCGTGTAGAGCTGGCCCGCCTTCACCAGATCGGGGGGAGTTCCAAGGCCTCGCTCAAGGCACGAGGCCAATTCACCAGCACTGATGCTGGGCACCATATTTTCGGCGTTCTGAAAGCACCGAAAGGCTTCGATGGAATCCTTGCTTGTGCCCGTGCCGTTCAGATAGGCGCGGCCTAGATCAAGCCAGGCCATGGCACTTTGGGTTTTGCATTCGGTCGCGGCCTTTAAGGCCAAAAAGGCTGATTCCTCATTTTTCGCAACACCGTGCGCCCATGCATAGCATCGTGAAACCTCAAACAGCGCTTCCGAATTCCCGTGGCTTCCGGCCCTCTGAAAATAGGTGAAAGCCATTGATGCGTCCAATTTCAATCCTTGATGGCCGTCGTCATAAATCCGGGCCATGCGGAGCAGTGCCTGGGATTTTGCTTCATCATCCCCTTCTGCAATGACCCTGGCTAATAGCAGGAGCCGTTTTTCGTGGTTGCCCGCGCGTCCATATAAATCCGCGGCGCGAATGAGATCTTGGCGGCCGGTCTTGCCTTCTTCCCACAGGCCCGCCAGGAATTTCCGGCCCTCAACGTCATCGCCGGACCGTCCCTGTAAGCCTTGCTCTCCATCGCTCAAGGCGTAGCTCCGAAGCTGCTTGGAGAAATCAGGGTCCTTGCTCACCCCTAGGCCTTGCTCATATAACCAGGCGAGTTTCCACAGGGATTCGGGAAGCGCATCGTTGCCAACTGACAACGCTTTCCCGAACGCAGCAGCTGCGGCGGAGTAATCCTTCGAAATTCCATTTCCTTCCATGGCCATCAGGCCGAAGCAGTACCACCCCCTGCCGTACCCTGCCTCTCCCGAAGCTTTGAACTTGGCTGCGGCCTCGGTGTAGGCCTGGTGGTTCTCCAGATCGATGGCTTGGTTGTAAAGCGCTTTAGCTTCGGGTTTGGGAGCAGTGATGGTGTCCAGAGCTGTAGGCGGGGTGATTTCTGTATTTTTAGGCTTTGGGGAGCGGCCCAAAGAGTAGACCTCATACGCCGTGAAGGCCAACGTTGCGGCTATTCCCGAACATCCAATTCCAAGTAGGGAGTATGCGAATATCCGATCAGAGAGATCACGCGGTTTTTTGGGTGAGGCTGGATCTAGTTCACCCACGCCGCCATCCTACGCTTCCATCCTTGCGGTCTTCAAGCACGATGCCCATGGCCTTGAGCTGATCCCGGAGCCGGTCGCTTTCGGCCCAGTTCTTGGTGTCGCGGGCAGCCTGACGGGCGGCGATGAGGGTTTGGATCCAATCTGGCGAAAGAGTTTCATCAGTA encodes:
- a CDS encoding paraquat-inducible protein A — protein: MADASRISPVAPGPVLMACPECDLLHRVKAPPKGGTSSCTRCGAILRRGGSDSLDVALALHAAALILFCLANAFPLLSLRLHGVVQEASIPGCARILSNLGWPWLAAVLITTVILAPVAHLGGTIYVLLQVKWGHSNRWTVWVFRIVEQFGAWGMAEVFILGIMVSYVKLAKMAVVVPGPSLYGLGIFIVVAAAAVSALDTGAVWDALGSHSAGCASAPPAGARTAREANLSACPTCGLLCTQAKAACPRCGATLQSRKLNSRERTWALLITAILLYLPANLLPVMRVVSLGHTQSDTIMGGVFYFLRTGSWPLALIIFIASVAVPILKIIILAFLLVSEQRGSARWPEHRARLYRLTEMVGRWSMVDIFVITLMVALVEIGNVANITPGPGSVAFALMVFSTMLAVRCFDPRLVWDSLTLAPRRRKEPEHG
- a CDS encoding outer membrane protein transport protein translates to MTRPLMKPLYSWAFPACLGLALQAQAPPPLPGLLISQQSRTAFAIQGAGARAEGIGGAFTAVADDATAVSFNPAGLGQLLQPEVSLVGMTYRRELDNRNFISNDQAKPLSLSDSLARDKRSLPTFASASVPTKFRGKNLVFQLSWQRLFDLGQETTQTIQETDPIGTFPTKYLAQRIQQKGQVDVWSAAVAYDFSPRFLVGVSFNVWRGSWNFRSNNEESLLPLPNPETEFVQIQEDVKLRGSNWNIGVLWRSEKLNVGAVYRGAFTARFDSRMTTNSNVDGSLLPATFTASYPLHWPETYGAGLAFRPHQQWLLALDWTRTRWSQATFLAKGESLDNLNFFDLQAATRTPDAETLRFGMEYLVFAGNSVVPLRIGVFKEPQPTADPTSGEDRVFRGYTLGIGWKARSMGVDLAYKFSQGSRRASQFLEADEIATNRDGVPTSRGQESIHDHRIFLSFNFRFGNEGANRLLRWFFVQGN
- a CDS encoding protein kinase, coding for MGILRAGCVAAILFAAPLAAQNQTTFFQAYEEGQAAQRRGDHAVAVAAFRRALELRPQSSARLLTYSNVFISYYPQVYLAESLLALGKLDEAAQALDASARSKVEPLYLREKVEKRLKELRAAKKPEPVPKPPQTPPVATPAAPKDLPQKSTEPGPKPIEHPPVEKAQQPPKQPDSSQGKPLAPAPKPIVPTPQSVAASGPLTPGSVPVQAEKPSKPAASGTDQDPLTEASRQLSRLTFLLSAIALIAALGGVGYWGFRWWRKNHRRSVQMNQRTMAMSQPVSAELMAKLQNLPAELGPYMLDRVLGRGSFAITYAGHRRSDDVPVAVKVPHPHMIQDPDAMVRFRQEARLGALLDHPNIVCLVDPSPESGLPWMAMELVEGETLQEYLAREGRLEIPEVLRLGAEITRALAHAHGKGVVHRDLKPANVMVTEGHAKVMDFGIARVLDTVGLTATAFFLGTPAYAAPESLKGSRVGPPADRYALGIMIFEMLVGQAPFQAEHPLAVMDMHRSSELPDLGTLRPDAPRRLVRLVERLTTKNPEERPEDPEVLTILEDMIKHPGH
- a CDS encoding acyltransferase gives rise to the protein MDLSYNATRHRLSPRLCAAKWEDGSMTEFAQDHSKSPPPSGRLEALLRRFARVSYGVVVLLVYVLASAALGLALAPVLWGWHRFAGLGDALPPVLHWIWLGFIGSLCFFGFGLHLIIIVPIFNFLLPTRVTPFKGGYYQLVAVPWFLHNALFYLVRFTFLPFVTLTPFGVWFLKAMRMKIGRHAFINTEYISDPQLITIGDDAALGGSVRIFAHYGGGGNLVVAPIVIGDKATLGAGCCVMGDVEIGQRAVILPQSVVLPGSRVPDGEMWGGIPARRITRDEMDLMKKDIRGQFD
- a CDS encoding glycosyltransferase family 9 protein; its protein translation is MRLALLRLSALGDILRVFPAWSNLREAFPAAHFQAVVEDRHAYLLEPLPWVEPVIVRRQELSSPVRAMRELKAVAARIHGADASLDFHGILKSALIPKFAGIEERWGDGVTKEGAGWMQTHPLPWRPQTRYEQALGLSHAFGESRGVRGLGRFHPALKAVPLPDPGAIWPSNGKPRVVLVPGASRRGAIKRWPLRHWIKLAQRLEGQAELRWSLGPEEEDLRAWLPGETGVPALPKLGFWPLASALRQAHRVIASDTGLLHLAVQLGVPATAIYGPSDPVVAGLPDGTGTLLRTDIGCSPCRERQCQRRQCLEELEPDSVLRSLALV
- the mscL gene encoding large conductance mechanosensitive channel protein MscL, which produces MSSDFKDFIAKGNVLDLAVAVVIGGAFGKIVTALVEGVIMPLVGMAVPGGDWRMIVAGPFKVGSVLGATVDFLCIALVVFLVFVKGLGSLKKKEAPAAAPETKTCPACLEEIPKAATRCKHCTSQV
- a CDS encoding sel1 repeat family protein; the encoded protein is MAFTAYEVYSLGRSPKPKNTEITPPTALDTITAPKPEAKALYNQAIDLENHQAYTEAAAKFKASGEAGYGRGWYCFGLMAMEGNGISKDYSAAAAAFGKALSVGNDALPESLWKLAWLYEQGLGVSKDPDFSKQLRSYALSDGEQGLQGRSGDDVEGRKFLAGLWEEGKTGRQDLIRAADLYGRAGNHEKRLLLLARVIAEGDDEAKSQALLRMARIYDDGHQGLKLDASMAFTYFQRAGSHGNSEALFEVSRCYAWAHGVAKNEESAFLALKAATECKTQSAMAWLDLGRAYLNGTGTSKDSIEAFRCFQNAENMVPSISAGELASCLERGLGTPPDLVKAGQLYTLANNSDEARNVLLRAMQEKKQGAALALAEANIKAGRHRSAETVLKDEAARGTPEAMALAGLLKAGLADDRNDGHEVIEPIEASVEEALPMLLSAAEKSQTRATLGLYRLLKTRIASEESTLRGKIERAVQSAASKGDLECQLAWMDILVRRADKESLTKAEGVGESLMKQPANLLAKAEYVTVFADLGLVYLKKAQNASDFLRARKWLQFGAHLDDEEAWNGLARLYDGGKALPADPNRAAYCKLRAMFAVIRGESGC